The following coding sequences are from one Bos indicus x Bos taurus breed Angus x Brahman F1 hybrid chromosome 5, Bos_hybrid_MaternalHap_v2.0, whole genome shotgun sequence window:
- the CRELD2 gene encoding cysteine-rich with EGF-like domain protein 2: MRPPAPAVLGLLLLLLPTGEATKKPTPCKRCRELVDKFNQGMVDTAKKNFGGGNTAWEEKTLSKYEFSEVRLLEIVEGLCEASDFECNQLLEEQEELLEAWWLRLKKKHPDLFEWFCVQTLKACCSPGTYGPDCLACQGGSERPCSGNGHCVGDGTREGDGSCQCHLGYQGPLCTDCMDGYFRSPTSETHSICSACDEACKTCVGPTNRDCGQCEVGWVRQDDACVDVDECAAEPPPCEDTQYCENINGSFVCEECDPTCMGCTGKGPAQCRECIAGYSKESGQCEDIDECSLAEKPCLRDNENCYNTPGSFVCVCPDGFEEAEDTCVQTRPAGAEATEASPTQPPSREDL; this comes from the exons ATGCGCCCGCCGGCCCCGGCcgtgctggggctgctgctgctgctgctgccgacCGGCGAGGCCACCAAGAAGCCGACGCCCTGCAAGCGCTGCCGGGAGCTGGTGGACAAGTTCAACCAG GGAATGGTGGACACGGCAAAGAAGAACTTTGGTGGTGGGAACACGGCTTGGGAGGAGAAGACGCTGTCCAAGTATGAATTCAG CGAAGTCCGCCTGCTGGAGATCGTGGAGGGCCTGTGTGAGGCCAGCGACTTCGAGTGCAACCAGCTgctggaggagcaggaggagctcCTGGAGGCCTGGTGGCTGCGGCT GAAGAAGAAGCACCCCGACTTATTTGAATGGTTTTGTGTGCAGACACTGAAAGCTTGTTGTTCTCCGGGGACTTAcgggccagactgcctgg CGTGCCAGGGCGGGTCTGAGCGGCCCTGCAGCGGGAACGGCCACTGCGTCGGAGACGGCACCCGAGAGGGCGACGGGTCGTGCCAGTGCCACCTGGGCTACCAGGGGCCGCTGTGCACCGACTGCATGGACGGCTACTTCCGCTCGCCGACGAGTGAGACGCACAGCATCTGCTCAG CCTGTGATGAGGCGTGTAAGACGTGCGTGGGCCCCACCAACAGGGACTGCGGCCAGTGCGAAGTGGGCTGGGTGCGCCAGGACGACGCCTGCGTGG ACGTGGATGAGTGTGCGGCGGAGCCGCCACCCTGTGAGGACACGCAGTACTGCGAGAACATCAACGGCTCCTTCGTGTGCGAGG AATGTGACCCTACCTGCATGGGCTGCACGGGGAAGGGCCCCGCCCAGTGTAGAGAGTGCATTGCCGGCTACAGCAAGGAGAGCGGCCAGTGTGAAG ACATCGACGAGTGCTCGCTGGCGGAGAAGCCCTGCCTGAGGGACAACGAGAACTGCTACAACACGCCTGGGAGCTTCGTCTGCGTCTGCCCCGACGGCTTCGAGGAGGCCGAGGACACCTGTGTGCAGACCAGGCCGGCGGGGGCTG AAGCCACAGAGGCAAGTCCGACGCAGCCCCCCTCCCGGGAAGATTTATGA